The following are encoded together in the Phaseolus vulgaris cultivar G19833 chromosome 9, P. vulgaris v2.0, whole genome shotgun sequence genome:
- the LOC137822457 gene encoding uncharacterized mitochondrial protein AtMg00240-like has translation MVNQRKYALELLTDAGLLVCKPAPTPIDNHEKFSSTGSVPFPDIQAYRRLIGRLMYLINTRLDITFSMQQPSLFFAKPTIAHYNPAIRILKYIKGAPSLGLFFSSTTSVHLKAFCDSDWGTCSDSRQSVTVLVCILEIISYLGN, from the coding sequence atggtaaatcaaaggaaatatgcattggaattaTTAACGGATGCAGGTCTTTTAGTCTGCAAACCTGCACccactcctattgataatcatgagaaattctcttctactggaagtgttcctttcccagatattcaagcctacagaagattgattggaaggCTTATGTATCTCATTAATACCCGACTTGACATAACATTTTCTATGCAACAACCTTCTCTGTTTTTTGCTAAGCCTACAATTGCTCACTATAATCCAGCGATTAGAATTCTCAAATATATCAAAGGGGCTCCAAGTCTtggtctatttttctcttccactacctctgttcatctcaaagccttttgtgatagtgattggggcacttgcagtgattcaagacaatcagtgactgttttagtgtgtatcttggaAATTAtctcatatcttggaaattaa